A single Pedobacter sp. PACM 27299 DNA region contains:
- a CDS encoding 4'-phosphopantetheinyl transferase family protein, producing the protein MEPSIDYLLKGPIEWLPYDGQLLSIKDGVHIFKIKASEYFKKIDPKELLSTEELAKAARFLHQQSRENYTVRKYFLRKLLAHFMGIPATAIVFHLKEHKKPGVDGLFFNVSHSKDLITIAFSETALGVDIEYVDPYFQYKEVTDLCFSTEEQAMVNSSALPILTFYLLWTRKEAIVKATGEGIVEQLQEVPTRSTSVLRNGVDYKVDSFFATETHLLSTAIPIDHHQQVKFWNLSNGLGFF; encoded by the coding sequence ATGGAACCAAGCATTGATTACTTGCTGAAGGGGCCGATTGAATGGCTTCCTTATGATGGACAACTGCTGTCTATCAAAGATGGTGTACATATTTTTAAAATTAAGGCGAGTGAATATTTTAAAAAGATTGACCCAAAGGAGTTATTATCTACAGAGGAACTGGCTAAAGCAGCCAGATTTCTTCATCAGCAAAGCAGGGAAAATTATACGGTCCGCAAATACTTTTTAAGGAAGCTGCTGGCCCATTTTATGGGTATTCCTGCAACCGCAATTGTTTTTCATTTGAAGGAGCATAAAAAGCCTGGAGTTGATGGGTTATTTTTTAATGTGAGCCACTCCAAAGATTTAATTACGATCGCATTCAGTGAAACTGCTCTCGGTGTTGACATCGAGTATGTAGATCCATATTTTCAATATAAAGAAGTAACAGATCTTTGTTTTAGTACAGAAGAACAAGCTATGGTAAACAGCTCGGCATTGCCGATCCTAACCTTTTACCTGCTCTGGACCCGGAAAGAGGCCATCGTAAAAGCCACAGGCGAAGGGATTGTAGAACAGCTTCAGGAAGTACCTACACGAAGTACTTCCGTTTTAAGAAATGGTGTTGATTATAAGGTAGACAGCTTTTTTGCCACAGAAACCCATTTACTAAGTACTGCCATTCCGATAGATCATCATCAGCAGGTTAAGTTCTGGAATTTGAGTAATGGGCTTGGTTTCTTTTAA
- a CDS encoding non-ribosomal peptide synthetase, producing MSLYTFIPVDFDPFEEKKEIEKIVFTNEPQKEIWLSCMIGEAAANLAYNESVSLNLEGTFQLDHFTAALQEVVDRHEALRATVSPNGETLIIYKTLPIALTVLDLTQESDQKAVLNVFVELEMQRIFDLQEGPLLRLFVHKLSDTHHFFTIVKHHIISDGWSTGVFLEDLSKIYNAKVQGKTLALYPAPQISDYAAKMMAFEQSPEYQETLNYWLDLYRDHVPVLDLPTDFPRPALRTYKASRFDLHLANEMVAQLKKMGASSGASLVNTLLSAFEVFLYLQTHQQELVVGLPAAGQAATEKFGLVGHCVNLLPLKTKIDPDVSFGTYLKNRKKAFFDAYDHQKFTFGQLVKALNIKRDPSRVPLVPVVFNIDMGMDNSVSFDQLSYELISNPRAYETFELFLNATSSKHGLTLEWTYNTQLFTAATMEQMARDFEKLLKDFVEEPTKTIQAHSLANSEQWLAQLQQWNQTDVDFDSHANLLELVEAAALKFPDQKAVTFKKEQLTYLELIEKVHQFASHLQDKGIKTGDIIAIASDRSIEMVVGLLAILKVGGVYLPLDPDFPHDRIVYMLEDSKAKMLLVSKAHQGKYKSEAKELVIEDLWPSLAHCPAKSWTVPLTGTDLAYILYTSGSTGKPKGVKIMHANLVNFLLSMQSLPGISPSDRLLAITTISFDIAGLELYLPLITGAELVLCDTESARDGRLLLDLIRAHQVTIMQATPSTWRMIIESGWTSPINLKVLCGGEGLPKDLANALLLRCSSLWNMYGPTETTIWSTVKEIKNDDELITIGRPIQNTSIYLVNESGQLVPPGNIGEILIGGAGLAAGYLNQPELTAEKFITDTFSGKAGSRLYKTGDLGKFTEDGEIICLGRSDQQVKIRGHRIELGEIENCLSELKDVKQAVVLARADQLAEPRLVAYVVPEDSESKNTTPSWKDRWDTIYDMAAQSSAGKAESEQKIDGILLEQWKNSDSLVAQAAEWLEVSAQRIKALKAKDILEIGSGGGQLMFELAPFAASYLATDYAETAIGKLQQKLDAHPEKWAHVTTSAHAADDFSGMNGASFDLILIHSVAQYFPDANYFLKVIGSAVQRLKKGGCLFIGDMQGKNSLTMYHAMDYLANAKDSTSMPDFQEVVSNRVRIEDEFVADPAFFYLLPKIMPEISGVDVQLRRGSSLNETTKYHYDVWIYVNSDHKTLAPTLIKPWEELKDITALTALLEKESAASIAINGVFNARTAKDYVLFEWMKSAPATALVGEIKQQLAEVEQGVYPDEFWDLGSRMGYHTHIRWSSDGTDGRYDVLFMKEENSLLIPENPMAGHFQNAQPSDFAKTPISTNELFLSKKTIAEWKEILGRDLPDYMVPNDFIALKSFPLTPNHKIDKKALPKPQPKSENQWQTRELPQNKNEQLIFDIWSAVLGLEYMDTTADFFELGGHSLLAVKVMAAIEKETGKRLPLATLFENANIQKLAKKLNSDEQEAQWDALVPIKTSGSKNPLFMVHGGGLNVLVFQSMSKYLDEDQPLYGLQALGLNRETPLYNSIEEIAAVYVSEVIKVHPTGPYYLSGYSLGGFIVYEMAKQLTKMGKEVKFLGILDTYAGDVGSSVPKSVKLWNKIKRQFYKIPFIIGSLFRHPGETLRYQLQMIKRRMSDTKVPLGEDYTLHFSPYEKEIYSNYDQAHNHYTMVTENVKISLFTVKKRLYYLDDNHSLGWAKYANKGIERHDVPGDHETFLYPPNNEEFARILQDALNKI from the coding sequence ATGTCTTTATATACTTTTATACCAGTTGATTTTGACCCCTTTGAAGAAAAGAAGGAGATTGAAAAGATTGTGTTCACCAATGAGCCACAGAAAGAAATCTGGCTTTCCTGCATGATTGGGGAAGCAGCAGCCAATCTGGCTTACAATGAATCTGTTTCTTTGAATCTTGAGGGTACGTTTCAACTGGATCATTTTACTGCTGCATTACAAGAAGTAGTCGATAGACATGAGGCCTTACGTGCTACTGTGAGTCCGAATGGAGAAACGCTGATCATCTATAAAACATTGCCAATTGCGCTGACAGTCCTTGACCTTACTCAAGAAAGTGATCAAAAGGCGGTACTGAATGTCTTTGTGGAATTGGAAATGCAGCGAATTTTCGACTTACAGGAAGGCCCTTTGCTGCGATTGTTTGTACATAAACTTAGCGACACCCATCATTTTTTTACGATTGTTAAACACCATATTATTAGCGATGGCTGGTCTACCGGAGTGTTTCTGGAAGACCTGAGTAAAATTTACAATGCTAAAGTTCAGGGTAAAACCCTGGCTCTTTATCCTGCCCCCCAAATCAGCGATTATGCAGCTAAAATGATGGCTTTTGAGCAAAGTCCGGAATACCAGGAAACTTTGAATTACTGGCTGGATCTGTATCGTGACCATGTCCCGGTATTGGATCTGCCTACGGATTTCCCAAGGCCGGCACTCCGAACCTATAAAGCATCACGGTTTGACCTGCATCTTGCTAACGAAATGGTGGCACAGTTGAAAAAGATGGGTGCATCATCAGGAGCCAGTTTGGTAAACACTCTGCTGAGTGCCTTTGAAGTATTCTTATACCTGCAAACTCATCAACAGGAACTGGTAGTCGGGCTTCCTGCTGCCGGACAAGCGGCAACAGAGAAATTCGGATTGGTTGGCCATTGTGTGAACCTGCTTCCTTTAAAAACTAAGATCGATCCGGATGTATCATTCGGCACTTATTTAAAGAATAGAAAAAAAGCTTTCTTTGATGCTTATGACCATCAGAAGTTCACTTTTGGGCAGTTGGTAAAAGCACTGAACATAAAAAGAGATCCTTCAAGGGTTCCTCTGGTTCCAGTAGTTTTCAATATTGACATGGGCATGGACAATTCGGTGTCCTTTGATCAATTGAGTTATGAGCTGATTTCTAATCCCAGAGCTTATGAGACATTTGAGCTATTTCTGAATGCGACCAGCTCTAAACATGGACTTACTTTAGAGTGGACCTATAATACCCAGCTTTTTACCGCAGCTACCATGGAGCAGATGGCCAGGGATTTTGAAAAACTGCTGAAAGACTTCGTTGAAGAACCTACCAAGACCATACAGGCACATAGCCTGGCCAATTCGGAGCAATGGCTAGCTCAACTGCAGCAATGGAACCAAACAGATGTTGATTTCGACAGTCATGCGAATTTACTTGAATTGGTGGAAGCGGCCGCTTTAAAATTCCCTGATCAAAAAGCAGTTACTTTTAAAAAGGAGCAATTGACCTATCTGGAACTGATAGAGAAGGTCCATCAGTTTGCTTCCCATTTACAGGATAAGGGGATCAAAACCGGCGATATTATTGCGATTGCCAGTGACCGTTCTATAGAGATGGTGGTTGGTTTATTGGCGATCCTTAAGGTTGGCGGAGTATATCTGCCATTGGATCCGGATTTCCCCCATGATCGGATTGTGTATATGCTGGAGGACTCCAAGGCAAAAATGCTATTGGTTTCCAAGGCGCATCAAGGTAAATATAAGTCTGAAGCGAAAGAATTAGTCATAGAAGATCTTTGGCCTTCCTTAGCGCATTGTCCGGCTAAAAGCTGGACAGTTCCGCTTACCGGTACCGATCTGGCCTATATATTATATACGTCTGGCTCCACAGGAAAACCTAAGGGGGTAAAAATCATGCATGCTAATCTCGTTAATTTCCTGCTCAGCATGCAATCCCTTCCAGGAATTAGTCCTTCGGATCGTTTACTGGCCATCACCACAATTTCTTTTGACATTGCAGGCCTGGAATTGTACTTGCCGCTGATTACGGGTGCAGAATTGGTTTTATGTGATACAGAAAGTGCCAGAGACGGACGTTTATTGCTAGACCTGATTCGAGCGCATCAGGTTACGATCATGCAGGCCACTCCTTCTACCTGGAGGATGATCATAGAATCAGGTTGGACAAGTCCGATTAATTTAAAGGTATTGTGTGGTGGAGAAGGGCTGCCTAAGGATCTGGCCAACGCATTGCTATTGCGCTGTTCGTCCTTATGGAATATGTATGGGCCTACGGAAACGACGATCTGGTCGACTGTAAAAGAGATTAAAAATGATGATGAACTCATCACTATTGGCAGGCCGATACAAAACACCAGTATCTACCTGGTAAATGAAAGCGGACAATTGGTTCCTCCGGGAAATATCGGAGAAATCTTAATTGGTGGTGCGGGATTGGCCGCTGGCTATTTGAATCAACCGGAGCTGACCGCCGAAAAATTTATTACGGATACTTTTAGTGGAAAGGCTGGCAGCAGACTTTATAAAACTGGCGATCTAGGGAAGTTTACTGAGGATGGGGAAATTATCTGCCTGGGCAGGTCTGATCAACAGGTAAAAATCCGTGGTCATCGGATAGAGCTCGGGGAAATTGAAAATTGCTTAAGCGAGCTGAAAGATGTTAAACAAGCTGTCGTATTGGCCAGAGCGGATCAATTGGCTGAACCCCGACTGGTTGCTTATGTGGTTCCGGAAGATTCGGAATCCAAAAATACCACGCCTTCCTGGAAAGACCGATGGGACACCATTTACGATATGGCCGCACAATCATCAGCAGGAAAAGCGGAATCAGAACAAAAGATTGATGGTATTTTACTGGAACAATGGAAGAATAGTGATAGCCTGGTAGCGCAGGCAGCGGAATGGCTGGAGGTTTCAGCGCAAAGAATTAAGGCATTAAAAGCAAAGGACATTTTAGAGATTGGAAGTGGCGGTGGTCAGCTGATGTTTGAACTCGCACCTTTTGCAGCTTCGTATCTGGCCACGGATTATGCGGAAACAGCGATTGGAAAACTACAGCAAAAACTGGATGCACATCCTGAAAAATGGGCTCATGTGACTACAAGCGCTCATGCAGCGGATGATTTTAGTGGGATGAATGGTGCCTCCTTCGACTTAATTCTGATCCACAGTGTGGCTCAATATTTTCCAGATGCGAATTACTTCCTCAAAGTGATCGGTTCTGCTGTACAGCGCTTAAAAAAGGGCGGCTGTCTATTTATTGGGGATATGCAAGGCAAAAACAGCCTTACGATGTATCATGCGATGGATTATCTGGCCAATGCAAAAGACAGTACTTCGATGCCTGATTTTCAGGAAGTGGTGAGCAACCGGGTAAGAATCGAGGATGAGTTTGTGGCAGACCCTGCATTTTTCTATTTATTGCCGAAAATAATGCCAGAGATTTCTGGTGTAGATGTACAATTAAGAAGGGGCTCATCTTTAAATGAGACCACTAAATACCATTATGATGTATGGATTTATGTGAATTCTGATCATAAAACTCTAGCTCCTACCTTAATAAAGCCTTGGGAAGAGCTGAAAGACATAACTGCGCTAACGGCCTTACTTGAAAAAGAAAGCGCAGCTTCAATTGCAATAAACGGAGTATTCAATGCACGGACAGCGAAGGATTATGTCCTATTTGAATGGATGAAATCTGCCCCGGCAACAGCCTTAGTTGGCGAGATAAAGCAGCAGTTAGCAGAAGTTGAGCAAGGTGTTTATCCTGATGAATTTTGGGATTTGGGATCCAGGATGGGTTACCATACCCATATCCGCTGGAGTTCCGATGGCACCGATGGCCGTTATGACGTATTGTTTATGAAGGAGGAAAATTCTCTACTGATCCCTGAAAACCCAATGGCAGGACATTTCCAGAATGCTCAGCCTTCAGACTTCGCGAAGACTCCAATCTCTACAAATGAGCTTTTCCTTTCTAAAAAAACGATCGCGGAATGGAAGGAAATTTTGGGGCGTGATCTTCCGGATTATATGGTTCCGAATGATTTCATTGCTTTGAAATCGTTCCCACTTACACCTAATCATAAGATTGACAAGAAAGCACTTCCTAAGCCTCAGCCAAAGTCAGAAAACCAATGGCAAACGAGGGAGCTGCCTCAGAATAAGAATGAGCAGCTGATTTTCGATATCTGGTCGGCGGTGCTTGGCCTGGAATATATGGATACTACTGCTGACTTCTTTGAGCTTGGCGGTCACTCTTTACTTGCAGTAAAGGTAATGGCTGCAATTGAAAAGGAAACAGGAAAGAGGTTGCCATTAGCTACTCTTTTTGAAAATGCAAACATTCAAAAGCTGGCCAAAAAACTGAATTCAGATGAACAGGAAGCACAATGGGATGCCCTGGTACCCATTAAAACTTCAGGAAGTAAAAATCCATTGTTTATGGTTCATGGTGGTGGATTAAATGTACTGGTGTTCCAATCGATGAGCAAATACCTGGATGAAGACCAGCCGCTTTATGGCTTGCAGGCCTTGGGTTTAAATCGGGAAACCCCACTTTATAATAGTATTGAGGAGATTGCAGCAGTGTATGTTTCGGAAGTCATAAAGGTACACCCAACAGGGCCTTACTATTTATCCGGTTATTCTTTAGGTGGTTTTATCGTGTATGAGATGGCCAAACAGCTGACAAAAATGGGTAAAGAGGTGAAATTCTTAGGGATTCTTGATACTTATGCTGGAGATGTAGGCAGTTCGGTTCCTAAATCTGTTAAATTATGGAACAAAATTAAGAGACAATTTTATAAAATTCCGTTTATCATCGGTTCCTTGTTCCGTCATCCGGGAGAAACACTGCGTTATCAGTTACAAATGATCAAGCGCAGGATGAGCGACACGAAAGTACCATTAGGTGAAGATTATACCTTGCATTTCAGTCCTTATGAAAAGGAGATTTACAGCAATTATGATCAGGCCCATAACCATTATACGATGGTCACCGAAAATGTAAAAATCAGTCTGTTTACCGTAAAGAAAAGGTTGTATTATCTGGATGACAATCATTCTCTTGGCTGGGCTAAATATGCCAATAAAGGCATAGAACGTCATGATGTTCCTGGTGACCATGAGACGTTTTTATACCCTCCAAATAATGAAGAGTTTGCCAGAATTTTACAGGATGCATTAAATAAAATATAA